The sequence ttcctgaaatgaaaaaaaaatataattatttttattcacaagtaatttaagtattcttatatgtgtatgtatatatattacaatgctataaataataggtatttacatttcctgaaatgaaaaaaaaaatataaaattttgaaagcacgaattacgaaattgttctcatactataacaatttctcacacgacttcgatattgacatcgattaagtcattgcgatttacctgatttttaaaacactactctcaatccatcatgattaagaaaaaattgtagtgctttaaaaatctaggctcgggtgctagctgaaagagaagaaaaaataaaaaagaaacctgtaaaatagactaaaaaatagaaaaaacctgaaacgggaaaatacctgtaaaatatataaataaaaaaaacctgaaatatagaaaagtggaaaaccctgaaataaaagaataggtatCATCATATGCAAAAGATAGCTAATAGATTATTAATTACCTGTGTGAACGGCGAATCTCTTTTCGTGGGGCCCTGGCTTACAACCTACTTATAACCTACAGCTTTTTTacactctagacttcacaatccgcataagctgttcaaatgcaaagttcaaaaacggtttgagatagaaaattaataaaaataattttgcttgatatttttctgattggttgttttgattttattcaacaaggcatagtaacggatgccgggtattgtaatattatggttattaataaaaaattattttctatgaaatatatgcacatacacattcaaaaataatttaaatttcttaacttcctccactttcctgcctcaaaactctaatgctaccagttagcaaacctcaccctcaataaaacctatccaccctaatattatatcaaatgtatgcaataaaacctatccaccctaatattatatcaaatgcatgcaatacatatgtaggtatgtgtgtttgataTTCTTGTAGGTTCGCTTtagcgaaatataaaaacacacatacctacttatgtatTGCGCAAAAACTTACCTAAACGAAGGGTGGGGATGGCACCCTTTTTCAAACATTGTCCCCCCACAACACATGCctcaaagtgttttacacacacaaaTGAGTTGTGGGGTGGAAGATGGTCTGTCCTGGCAATATGCAAATTCTGCCTCCATTTGTCTGCTAATATGGGGTCCTgtgggaaagaaaataatttcacttcactgttttttaaataacacccGCGCACACGACACGTTCTGctcatttttaaaacgaaaaagtttaaaaaaattcggaaaatcgAAAGcggcaccgcctatttttcctcgccacatgttagacttgagttcaattcccggctcaatttttttttataaattttttttttttaatcgtttttttttttactgtaatcgtaaaaaaatttgtaataaattttatgtatccgcttatcatttcaaaagtaacaaaatggtaaaaaaataagcagtcgaagaaataaacgcaccacctatttttcctcgccacatgttagactcgagttcaattcccggcgcaaacttgtttttataaattttattttttaaaatcgttttttttttttttaatgtattataattgaaaaaaaaaattatgtaataaattatttcaaaaaaaaagaaaatagtacaaatttaattggtttaatgtcgaggtgagaaatgtgttgtgtgttgaggtgaaagatgtgtggtgtttctaatttttgtgtgggcaaaagtcagtgaggtatctataaactcggtgtgctaaatgaccttattacgaatctttcaaatctcaattgtactaaaaaaagctcacagtaacatttgcaccttctcattgcattaacattctctgctataaCCACGCTTATGATCTTCATTCATTTGCACACGGCACGCTAAGCGACAGATAAGTAGTAAGAGCGAATGAGAACGAAGCTTCAACTACAACTATATGAATGATCTTCATTGATTGCAAAGGACAAATTGCGGGAATGGAAAAGGTTTTGCACACGGCACGCTAAAGCGGTAGATAAATTCCTGGAAAATGTTATTTGATGGAATtagcaaaaacatattttcgatTAACGGTTAGCAAAATTGGATAGGCTTAGcttaagtaaaatattgtaaaagaagtACAGAAGAAGATCGGCTTTGAAAGTGATcggttcataaaaataaaattttcaaataaattgaattgtttaattggcgcccaacgtggggcctgtcgcaaaaaattttcaaccgtAAGAGGACTACATAAAAGTACAGTTCCAAATCGAGAAACAGCCGGCAGGATAAGGACCTCACTTGCTGAAggatataaaaattaaacggACCAGAACTTTGCAAGAGATCAACTCCAAGAAttatcaaaaagaatttttgtaagtaaatattcaagattatttcttgttgtgatttttttgtgatgtgatttggatttcaatttgaaaataaatttttgatatttaatataaatttgaacTACAAAGTGATTTTACCAATAAATTTTGGAAGAAACAAATAACTAGATACGCTTTTAGAATACTAATACTTttgtaattttcgaaaaactttggTTTAAGTTGTAatttgaatactaaaaaaatacctAAGTAACATTTTtggttatattatttttcgttttcgtttatgTGCTCAGAATCTTGTAAAATCGCGtaacttttctaaaaatttttttttcattgacccACATATATCGCTTAAGCCATAAGGTTTTGGTGCTTTAAAAAGAATTAATAGTAAGCATAAAGGAAGTAAGCTAAAATGAGTGTTACACGTGAACAAGTGTTAGAAATAGTAAGGAATTGTTATGAGGAGGCTAGGAACGGATTTTCAGAGGAAATTAATCGCCTCTCCGAAGCTCTCAATCGTTTAGCTCCACCCAGCGTAGAAACTTATTTGCCGGTCGCCATTGATCCTAGTGTTAGTTCAGATAATACGAGCTTAGATTTAATAAAGTCTCTTCCGGAATTCAAGGGTGATACTTCTGCATACCCTGCTTGGCGATCTGCGGCTCATTTCGCTATGAATTACTATAAGccaaattctgaaaaatattatgtagCTATGGGAATATTCAGAAACAAAGTGCTTAATTTTAAAGCTATAATCGCAAGATTAGATCAAACCTATGCCGACAAAAGACCGCTGTACGTGTTAGAAAATGAAATGAGTATTTTGAGACAGCGTAATTTACAAATAACGGAGTATTTCGATAAAGTTGACAAGCAATTGACgcttattacaatattaataaGCAAATCATGTCACATAGCGGAAATTCCCAGGTTATCAATGCACTTAACGATAGGGCAAGAGAAAATGCACTTCGTGTATTTATTTCGGGTCTTCGTAGGCCATTATGTGACATACTTTTTTCCACTAGGCCAAAGGATCTTACCACTGCCCTTGCAGTTGCCCAAGAGCATGAAACCAGCCATAAGAGGTACGACTTTGCCAGCACATTTGCTGCGGGAACGTCGGTAAAGCCGAATATCTCAGTTACTCCTCAATATCGGCAGCCATTTCATTCTAATCAGCAAAATTTTCGCGCTTATTCTAATGATAAGCCAACGTCAATGGAAGTTGATCGTAGTTTACCTTCTTCTCGACAACAAGCTAATCTGCCAACCAATAACGGtttccaaaaacaatttaactcaaacaatttcacATATGTTTCACGCCCCCAACATAATTCAAACTCTTTTCAGCCTGTGGCTTTTAAACGTAATCGCGAGCAAACATATTCCAATCGATCACCTTTTCCCAAAGTGCAAAAAGTCAACTATATGTCACATGAAATAGGAAGCAATCTCAACAAGGGAGAGTTCGAAGAATACATCCCTAATTCTGATCAGGATGAATATGGTTGCGATTATCCTGAAACAGATAGGAATGCTTATGAAAGTCTGGGAGATATTGATGGTAATTTTACAGATGAAATTCACCTTTTAGTACTAAATTCGCTCCTGCCATTTGTTAAGAAGAAAGCAACAAACGGACAGGAGCTACGCATTTTAATAGATACCGGTACCtccaaaaattatatcaaaaactttgaatttCTGAAAGGCGTAAAAAATATGGATaagccatttaacctaaaatCTATTAATAGGGTTAacgttattaataaaaagtgtctagtaaatattttagataatacgacaactttttatttgctcGAGAATTTAAAAACATTCGATGGTATCGTTGGATatgactttttaaaaaaaatcaacgcaagcATTGACATAGAAAAAGGGTATTTGTTGTACCACAACGGGCAGACAAGACTTGAGCATCTTCCTTGTAGTCAAGTGAATTTGATAACAATAGAAGACTCTGTTCCAGTTAGTATTGAAAACGAGTTCAATGATATGATTAATATCAACATTAATGCGTTTGCCGAGGTAAATAGGGCATTGCCCTATAACACCAAAGTACAGGGCAGAATTCGTATGACCACAAATGAGCCAATTTATACCAAAAGCTATCCCTACCATGTTTCCGCTGCAGAATTCATAAATTCTGAAATATCGACTTTCCTAAAAGATGGAATAATCCGCAAATCGTTTTCCGCTTACAACTCTCCCGTTCATGTAGTTTCCAAAAAAGGACTAGATGAAAATGGTAGAGGAAAATTACGAATGGTGATAgactttagaaaaataaatgaatacacAATTTCGGATAGGTATCCTATCCCAGACACATCAGTAATTTTTGCGAACTTAGgaaattcgaaatattacaCTACTCTTGACCTTAAATCTGGATTTCACCAGATTCTTTTGTGTGAAGAGGATCGACCAAAAACAGCTTTCAGTGTCAACAATGGAAAGTATGAGTTCTGCCGCCTCCCGTTTGGCCTAAAAAATGGCCCTAGCATTTTTCAACGAGCCATCGATGATGTTCTTCGTGAAACATAGGAAAATGTTGTCATGTTTATATGGATGACATTATCATTTTTTCACCGAATGAACAAACACATTTAGAACACATAAATACGATTTTGCAAGGTTTAGAAAAGGCAGGAATGAGGGTGTCATCGGAAAAATCCAGATTTTTTAAAACTGAGGTTGAATTTCTGGGATTCTTAATTTCACGAAATGGCATTCGGACATGCCCAAGTAAAGTAAATGACATCCTCAATTATAAAACCCCAAATACTCTCCGAGCATTACGTTCATTCCTCGGGTTAGCGGGGTACTATCGGAGATTTGTGAAGGACTACGCCGGCATTGTAAAACCGCTTACGAAATTTCTTAGGGGTGAAAATGGGAATATTGGCGCGAATAAGTCCAAAAGTGTTTCTATAACTTTTGACTCCGAGGCTATaaatgcatttcaaaaaataaaaaaaatattggcatcGGAGGATGTTCTCCTCCAACACCCAGACTACAGTAAACCATTTGAACTTACCACAGATGCATCTTCGAGCGCCTTAGGAGCAGTTTTATCACAAAATGATAGGCCTATTACTATGATTTCTCGTACGTTATCTAGTACAGAACAAAACTACGCTACCAACGAACGAGAACTCCTTGCGATTGTGTGGGCATTAAAAAGTTTGCGCCATTATTTGTACGGTGTTactaaaattaacatttttactGATCATCAGCCACTAATTTTTGCTATGTCGGATAAAAATccaaacacaaaaatgaaaagatggcGCGCTTTCATCGAAGAATTCTCACCGAACCTACACTATAAGCCAGGCAAGGACAATAAAGTAGCCGATGCATTGTCCACGCAATACATCCACAGCCTGAGTCAATCAAATGAAGTTGAAACCGTTCATAGTGAGAAGTCTTCTAGTAAAGTAATTAAAACAATCAAATACCCTGTCAACCAATTCAAAAACCAGTTAGTGATATCTATGTCTGACCACTtcagcaaaataacaaaaatcctTTTCCAACGATTACGACGACATATCATTTGTTTTGACACCATCGAAAGGCTAATCGAATGTCTGAAAGATGTTATAAATCCAACAGTTACAAACGGCCTGCACTGTGAACTTGAAGTCCTAGCCAAAATCCAGAATGACCTAACAAAGCATTTCGCCGGGACAAAATTTGTTCACACCGAAAAGTTTGTGATGGATTTAGTCAATAAAAACGATCAATTAGAAACGATAGCCACAAAGCATAACAGGGCTCATAGGTGTctccatgaaaattttcaacagatttcgaatgaatatttttttccaaatatgagaaaaatgttaaagtctttaatttccaactgcaaaatttgtatggaaaacaaATACCAGAGGAAGCCACCTAACCCGGAGATAGGGAAAACCCCGATACCAAATTACCCTGGGGAAATACTCCACATCGACATATTTATTACaggaaaacaatattttttaagttgtatTGACAAATTTTCTAAGTTTGCCATTGTCAAGCCAATAGCTTCACGTTCTACCATCGACATTAAGGATGCTATGCTAGAAAtacttttaacatttaaaaatacaaaaatcatagtGTCTGACAATGAAAAAGCCTTCCATTCTaacttaataaaaacaattctaagggacaatttttcaattgaacaatttttcatCCCTACACTTCATAGAGAGAGTAATGGACAGGTCGAAAGGTTCCAGTCCACACTGCTAGAGATAGCTCGTTGTATCaaggaacaacaacaaatatctgAGACTAATGACCTAATCTTAATAGCTACACATaagtacaataataatatcCATTCAACTATTAAATCTAAACCCGTTGATGTTTTTCACAGCCCATCGATAGATACactagaaattattaaaaacgaaTTAATGTTAGCCCAAGaaaaaactttagaaaaatttaacaagaaGAAAAGCACTAAAACCTATCAGCCTGGTGAAAAGGTGTTTCTTAGACGAAATAGAAGATTGGGAAATAAATTTGACAAAGTGTTTGTGGAAAAGGTAATTGAAAAAGATTTAGGATCTACTGTTTTGATAGATGGCACTAGAATTCACAAAAGCAATTTacgttaaaaaattatacagaaatgtattgttgCCTCGATGAAAGGGGACTATCTGAGAAAGGCTAAGCAAGTGATTGATTTCGAAGCAAAACCAACAAGCATTTAAACTTGAATATTTACCATTATGGTTTAATACctatgtatgaaaaaatgtataaaaaatttaaatgttgtttaagctaatttaatatttttaaatcaaattctgTAAGTGTTAAAAGCCAATCTTAAATGCCTAAGTGTGACCGCTCACGCAAACTTGTTGATAAAAGGAAGTATGCATTGTGACAACCAAAACTTACGTGTACCTGCATTACATACATGCCAATAACCGCTTTTACCTAAAGATTTCACTACGCACACAATCTCGCTATCGAACCGCGGACGTTCCGATATTGAAAGGGGGGATAGTTAGTGGAACGTGTTAACTTCCCCAACTTATTAATTCATTCAGTGAATAGTAGGAGTGATAACAACAAGAGTTGAAGGAGAACGAAGCTACCTACAACTATAACCACGCTTATGATCTTCATTCATTTGCACACGGCACGCTAAGCGACAGATAAGTAGTAAGAGCGAATGAGAACGAAGCTGCAACTACAACTATATGAATGATCTTCATTGATTGCAAAGGACAAATTGCGGGAATGGAAAAGGTTTTGCACACGGCACGCTAAAGCGGTAGATAAATTCCTGGAAAATGTTATTTGATGGAATTAGCAAAACCATATTTTCGATTAACGGTTAGCAAAATTGGATAGGCTTAGcttaagtaaaatattgtaaaagaagtACAGAAGAAGATCGGCTTTGAAAGTGATcggttcataaaaataaaattttcaaataaattgaattgtttaatttatatatacagtgaaacctcccctTGCGGACACTTTCAATAAGCGGACACTCCCCATAACCggacaaaaactaatttttctcatttttttttgttctcataACCTCTCGAAAGCGGACGCGGACCTTTCGGTAACGGACAAGCAAAATATATCACTGAACAAATgtgtaaagaaaacaataaaaacctcTCATAAGCGGACGCAATACTCTAATCCGCGGACAACAAAGATAGTAGATAGAcaatagttgaaataaaaagAGAATACATAACTAAACTAAACACACGAATCTACATGCTGAAACATGTGAACGAGTAACGGGATCTATGTGTAACAATGTGTAGCTGTTAGCATGAAAGAacagaaatttttgaataatttgatttgtattttgcaaaacttttatattGTGTCAATAGTGAAAATGTCACAGGAAAAGAAAATGCTTTCCATtagggaaaaaattaaagttttaaatgtggttgataaggaaaatttatctgttcgtgctctagcaaagaggTTAGTACtacacaaaattgtttttttttaatatcttttcaacaggttttcttttgttttgcttttaaagGTTCAATATTGGAAAAACCCAAGCTGCCACTCTCGTGAAACAAAAGGAAGATATTAAAAGAATATGCATGGGCGGTGATAacgtcaacaaaaagaaaaagttcttaaacGCGGATGGCTCAAAAATTGACCATTTGAGTTTCGAATGGTTCGTTAAGTCCAGAAGCCAAAATATACCAATATCGGGTATTATTATaaaggaaaaagcaaaagaaatcgcTGGCCGATTAGGTATTCAAAATTTGTCTGCGTCAGATGGATGGTTGGAGAAATGGCGTAGGCGACATAATGTGACTTTCAAAAGAATATGTGGGGAATCTTCCGAGGTTAATTTCGAGGATGTGCagcaatttaaacaaaaactaccaaatattttattaggctACAGCCCAAAAGATATTTACAACGCGGATGAAACTGGACTATTTTTCAGTTCTTTGCCCAATAAAACTCTTGCTCTGAAGAATGAAAAATGCGTGGGCGGTAAGttatcaaaagaaatattaactGTGCAATTGTGTGCCAATTGGTTGGAGATAAAGAAAAGCCATTGGTTATCGGAAAAGCAGCATGCCCACGCGCCTTTAAAAGAGGCTATATAGGAAGTTTGCCAGTGGAATGGAAGTTAAACCGGAAAGCTTGGATGTCTCGTGAAATTATGTGCGAGTGGCTAGAAATGCTTGATAAATAAATGGGCTGccagaagagaaaaattttattatttttggacaatACTACAACTCACCCTCGAGATATTAAACTAGATAACATAATTAAGTTGATCTTTTTACCTGCTAATACAACATCCGTTCGTCAGCCCCTCGATCAGGgtgtaatacaaaattttaagtgtcatTACAGATGCCATATAATCAAacatattttgacaaaattagGAGACATTCCAATGCACAtgctttcaaaaacttttgacattttggaggctgttttctttattaaatcTTCATGGGACAACGTAACGGCAGAAACAATTAAGAATTGTTTTTCGAAAGCCGGGTTTCAAAAAGCTCCGCTTGAATGTTTTGACTTCGAGGCAGAGGATGATATTCCCATATCGACACTAGCGGCTTTGATaaagattttaaatgaaaatcagcAAGATCAGTATACAGAAGAGTTTTTGTTAATCGACGAAGTTGTTAATACAGAAGACAATAATATTGACGTTGTCATTGACGAAATTAATACTGAGGAATTATCTGACGGAGAAAGCGAAGACTCAAATCATGTATGTGTCCAGGATGAATGTCAGATCAAGTCATATCCTGTAGCATTAGAACAACTGCGTCGCATTAAACAATTTCCAAGAGACCATATTACTGGATTCCAATACGCCAAGACTTTAGAATGTCATCTTCAAAACCTTTTTCTGAAACATAAACAGGAAAATCTACGACAGACTACggtatatgaatttttgaagcctaaaatataaatatgttcaatcaaatatgtatattcaaatgtgtaaatatattcattgttcccaatataaaaatgtgcatacatacatacatatttttcaataaatatgaaaaaaaaactgaacgtaccataaaaaaacataaaaaaattgtttaaagagGTGGGATAGTAATTTttacttagatttttttttcaacccctattattttcagtaatcaggtaaaattaatttttacaacaattgTATTGGAATGCAAAGTGACTATCAGAGTTTACTTGTCCTCTCCGGCTGCAAGTCAAAGATTAAAAAacaagtgttttctaatagcagtcaaaTCTTGACAAACATTAGCAAACTTTAGAGTGTATATATGTCTTAAGAAAGCTTAAAGTCACCTGATTGAGGACGGAATAATGTCATAGACTTCACCATTTACAAAACAGCACCAGGTCAAGTTTCATAAATTGAAAGATAAGCTAAGCTTTAACACTAGATTAGGCTAGGTTAACCAACGATTTGAATGACTATGTTGTTGAATGAGTATATGGATGCACGGCCTTAGTAGATTGCTCATCCTCTGTTCTATCAAGTCTATCTATCAAATTATGAATATAAAGAAACTACCACACCTTTATCCATTTTACATCCGTCTGTAATGAAATTGGAAGATGTGATAATGGAACCAAATTCCTTTTATCTACACTTCTAGCGTGAAGAAAAATTGAGCTGCTGTTGAATACGTGCGCCCAAATGGCTGCTTTGTTAATTTCCTGTTGCTCTTGGTCTAGGGCACGATTTCGCCGATGAGTTTTTTGCAACTAGCCTTGCATAGCCTTTAAAGTGATATTTTGGGAATGCATAGTGCTCCAGTTATACACAgacttatgtgcatatatacaccCCTCACTtttcttgcatacatacatacgccttTTTGCCTACTGCCATCCAGAGTATTTTAGAGCAAACGAAAGCCATTTAACCTACTGCCGTCCACCATATTAAGATATCAGGTTAAGATTAATGATAACCATTTAACCACGATCCAATGTGAGAGTCGGGTGGATAATCGATCCTCTTCCGGGTGTTGTGTAAGGCGTTGGAaactttctctattttttctctatatTCATTCTTCAAGTCCGCTTTCTGCTTTCCAGGTAATTAGTATATGATTTTGGAGTAAGTGTGGTATTTCCTATTCTGGGAGGATACACCTTGTGAATCCTTCAGCGTCCGGCAATTCAAGAGCTTGCCAATCCAGTAATGTATGGAATtgcttaaagaaataaacaaataaagtgcATTTTCTACATGAATGAAGTGCTTCATTAGAAAAACCACTATCTTTGGACTCCCCTTCGTACAGGCGTGCAGTATGCTTGAAATTAAGTAAAGTTCATCCTTTCTTTAATATATGAATCGGTTAATATTTAAAGGGTTTTTAATGTAAACGAAATTAATTTAATCCTATTTGTACAGTTAGTTCATACACATTCATATGACACATTCTTGTATAATGTACATGTTAtgtgatgttatgttatgttgcataaaaatataaattagctctcccaaatataatatataaagtcTACCAATAATGGCTTCTATTTTATTCTACTTACATTAGAATTCACAGGTATGGAACGCCCATATTTTGATGATGATAGCCCTCGTAACGTATCGACAGTAGCTGATGAGCCTGCGATACTAAAATGTCGCGTTAAGAACAAAGGCAACCGTACGGTAAGTGAATGAGTTCTTCTATTACCAAATACTATAACCGATAATAAACTATGCAGATATCTACATTTAAGCATGCCTTGACGCTCTTGGCACGTTTATGCGTACAAAAGTGTGAAACGATTTAATATTTCTAATACTTATAATATTTCACTTAGATAAATTATATCGGAAGGGCGGGTAGCTCTGAATATTAACGTGAATTACGAATAAAAAGAACTGTAAGCATAAGGCTTTCGTGATTTTTATCGCAAGTTGGACTAGGAAATTATTCCATCACATTaccaaaaaattgcttttattttttatttttattttattatcactgATTTTATCCACCCATTTAAGCAAACATTACTTTTACAGCATTAACATGTTTCTTCTGACAATAGTTGGCCTAGATAAGGGGGTGGGCCACGTAGCCGGCGTATCTATTTTGGTCTGCTTGTACAAAGGGTATCAGGTTCAACCTGGGAATTTTCGCTAACTATTAAGTTAATTCAACTGTTATCCTTTTCAAGATCAAGTGATTAAAATAACCGTAAATGTGGCAGGcagtttatatataatattatggaGTGGCAGGCACATAAATAAtctgaaatgaattaaaaacatgTGTATACATTAATTTTTAAGGTTTCATGGATGCGTAAGCGAGATCTTCATATACTGACAACTAACATCTATACTTATACTGGCGATCAGCGTTTCTCTGTTCTGCATCCTCCCGGCAGCGATTATTGGGACTTAAAAATCGAATATGCGCAGCAGAGAGATAGTGGAATTTACGAATGCCAAGTAAATACGGAGCCGAAAATTAATTTAGCCGTATCACTAGAAGTTAATGGTGAGCAGATTGGTTTATAATATGATTTGAACTTATAATATGTTTTTACGTCGTTAAAGTTTCGTAACTATTGGCTTGATAGAACTAATAAAGCATTTTGGTTTTAAAAGTAAAGGGTTATCtagtaagaggtgttatttggatattcaaagaaaaatgctattttttaatataaatgatcggatgtttatttcattataaagaggaaggtatgccgttaatagtggaaaacaacatcaggcaaatgcccaccatgaccacgcttacaggacaatatccttttcatgaaattttccatacccaaattgcaaagtggctgccctatgccctcgatagccccacgaattccatattttaggtcttgaatcgaccctgggctggtggtgtagaccttctctttcacgtggcctcaaagaaaaaag comes from Anastrepha obliqua isolate idAnaObli1 chromosome 6, idAnaObli1_1.0, whole genome shotgun sequence and encodes:
- the LOC129250045 gene encoding zwei Ig domain protein zig-8-like, whose translation is MISVVAKTNRLQPFLYLILHFNIFFNHINSTPHSGLNEFTGMERPYFDDDSPRNVSTVADEPAILKCRVKNKGNRTVSWMRKRDLHILTTNIYTYTGDQRFSVLHPPGSDYWDLKIEYAQQRDSGIYECQVNTEPKINLAVSLEVNAEADIRDKITEPQYYDAKG